From the genome of Nicotiana sylvestris chromosome 2, ASM39365v2, whole genome shotgun sequence, one region includes:
- the LOC104227372 gene encoding homeobox-leucine zipper protein ATHB-14-like, with translation MALCLNNKNQIMDNSKYVRYTPEQVEALERVYAECPKPTSLRRQQLIRECPILSNIEPKQIKVWFQNRRCREKQRKEASRLTTVNRKLSAMNKLLMEENDRLQKQVSQLVYENGYMKQQINTVSSTTTDTSCESVVVNGQQQRKNPTPQHPERDANNPAGLLAIAEETLAEFLGKATGTAVDWVQMIGMKPGPDSIGIVAVSRNCSGVAARACGLVSLEPTKVAEILKDRPSWYRDCRCLNILSVIPTGNGGTIELIYLQTYAPTTLASARDFWTLRYTTSLEDGSLVICERSLTTATGGPTGPPATSFVRAEMLPSGYLIRPCEGGGSMIHIVDHIDLDAWSVPEVLRPLYESSKILAQKTTVAALRHIRQIAQETSGEIQYTGGRQPAVLRALSQRLCRGFNDAVNGFVDDGWTVMDSDGVEDVTVAINSSSTKFLGSQYNTLSILPTFGGVLCARASMLLQNVPPALLVRFLREHRSEWADYGVDAYSAASLKASPYAVPCARPGGFPSSQVILPLAQTVEHEEFLEVVRLEGPAFSPEDIALSRDMYLLQLCSGVDENASGACAQLVFAPIDESFGDDAPLLPSGFRVIPLEPKSDGPAATRTLDLASTLEAGTGGTRPAGEIEASNYNHRSVLTIAFQFTFESHYRDNVAAMARQYVRSIVGSVQRVAMAIAPSRLSSQLTPKPFPGSPEAVTLARWISRSYRVHTGGDLLQVDSQDGDAVLKQLWHHSDAIMCCSVKMNASAVFTFANQAGLDMLETTLLALQDIMLDKILDEAGRKVLLSEFSKIMQQGFAYLPAGICVSSMGRPVSYEQAVAWKVLNDEDSNHCLAFMFINWSFV, from the exons ATGGCGTTGTGTTTGAATAACAagaatcagataatggataacaGCAAGTATGTGAGGTACACACCAGAACAAGTGGAAGCTTTGGAGAGAGTGTAtgcagaatgtccaaagcctacTTCTTTGAGGAGGCAACAGCTCATTAGGGAGTGTCCCATTCTCTCTAATATTGAACCTAAACAGATCAAAGTCTGGTTTCAGAACCGAAG ATGCCGTGAAAAACAGAGGAAGGAAGCATCTCGTCTCACGACTGTTAACAGGAAGCTGAGTGCTATGAACAAGCTGTTGATGGAAGAAAATGACCGGTTGCAGAAGCAAGTCTCACAGCTTGTGTATGAGAATGGCTACATGAAACAACAAATCAATACT GTTAGCAGCACGACCACAGATACAAGCTGTGAATCTGTGGTCGTGAATGGTCAGCAGCAAAGAAAAAACCCAACACCTCAGCATCCAGAAAGGGATGCGAATAACCCAGCTGG TCTTCTTGCAATAGCTGAGGAGACCCTGGCAGAGTTCCTTGGAAAGGCTACTGGAACTGCTGTCGACTGGGTGCAGATGATTGGGATGAAG CCTGGTCCGGATTCTATTGGTATTGTTGCTGTTTCCCGCAACTGCAGTGGGGTAGCAGCACGTGCCTGCGGCCTTGTGAGTTTAGAGCCCACGAAG GTTGCTGAGATTCTCAAAGATCGTCCTTCTTGGTATCGCGACTGCCGTTGCCTTAATATACTGAGTGTAATCCCTACAGGCAATGGAGGGACGATAGAGCTTATTTACTTGCAG ACTTATGCTCCAACTACATTGGCATCCGCTCGTGACTTTTGGACATTGAGATACACTACAAGTTTGGAGGATGGCAGTCTTGTG ATATGTGAACGATCTCTGACGACAGCTACTGGTGGCCCAACAGGGCCTCCTGCCACAAGTTTTGTCAGGGCTGAAATGCTACCAAGTGGCTACCTCATTCGGCCTTGTGAGGGTGGGGGCTCAATGATTCACATTGTTGATCATATTGATCTAGAT GCTTGGAGTGTCCCTGAAGTTCTGAGGCCACTTTATGAGTCCTCCAAGATCCTTGCACAGAAGACGACTGTGGCT GCCCTGCGACACATACGACAAATTGCACAAGAAACCAGTGGGGAAATCCAATACACTGGGGGTCGCCAACCTGCTGTTTTGAGGGCACTAAGTCAAAGATTATGCAG GGGATTTAATGATGCTGTTAATGGATTTGTTGACGACGGTTGGACTGTTATGGATAGTGATGGTGTAGAGGACGTAACCGTTGCTATAAACTCATCTTCGACCAAATTTCTTGGTTCACAGTACAACACTTTGTCAATACTCCCTACCTTTGGAGGAGTCCTGTGTGCCAGGGCATCAATGCTTCTTCAG AATGTTCCCCCTGCTTTGCTTGTTCGTTTCCTTAGGGAGCATCGTTCTGAGTGGGCAGATTATGGGGTTGATGCATATTCTGCTGCATCTCTTAAAGCCAGTCCATATGCTGTACCTTGCGCCAGACCGGGTGGCTTCCCAAGTAGCCAGGTCATTTTACCCCTAGCTCAGACTGTGGAGCATGAAGAG TTTCTTGAAGTAGTACGACTAGAGGGTCCTGCTTTCTCCCCTGAGGACATTGCTTTATCACGGGATATGTACTTGTTACAG TTATGCAGTGGAGTTGATGAGAATGCTTCAGGTGCCTGTGCTCAGCTTGTTTTTGCACCTATTGATGAGTCTTTTGGTGATGATGCTCCATTGCTTCCATCTGGTTTCCGTGTCATTCCGCTGGAGCCTAAATCA GATGGCCCTGCAGCAACTCGGACTTTGGACTTAGCTTCAACTCTTGAAGCTGGAACTGGTGGGACACGTCCAGCTGGTGAAATTGAAGCAAGCAATTACAATCATCGTTCTGTCTTGACAATCGCATTCCAGTTTACTTTTGAGAGTCACTACCGGGATAATGTAGCTGCTATGGCTCGCCAATATGTGCGAAGTATAGTAGGCTCAGTTCAGAGAGTTGCAATGGCCATAGCACCCTCTCGACTGAGCTCTCAGTTGACGCCTAAACCCTTCCCTGGTTCACCTGAGGCTGTCACTTTGGCAAGGTGGATTTCCCGGAGTTATAG AGTGCACACAGGAGGGGACCTGCTTCAGGTTGATTCTCAAGATGGTGATGCTGTTCTGAAACAACTGTGGCACCATAGTGATGCAATAATGTGTTGCTCTGTCAAAATGAAT GCATCTGCAGTTTTTACATTTGCAAACCAGGCAGGTCTTGACATGCTTGAAACCACCTTGTTAGCTCTTCAGGATATAATGCTTGATAAGATTCTAGATGAAGCTGGTCGTAAGGTCCTCCTATCAGAGTTCTCCAAGATCATGCAGCAG GGGTTTGCCTATCTACCAGCAGGAATATGTGTATCTAGCATGGGGAGGCCAGTGTCATATGAGCAAGCTGTAGCATGGAAGGTTCTCAATGATGAAGATTCCAACCACTGCCTAGCTTTCATGTTCATAAACTGGTCTTTTGTTTAA
- the LOC104227372 gene encoding homeobox-leucine zipper protein ATHB-14-like isoform X1, with protein MALCLNNKNQIMDNSKYVRYTPEQVEALERVYAECPKPTSLRRQQLIRECPILSNIEPKQIKVWFQNRRCREKQRKEASRLTTVNRKLSAMNKLLMEENDRLQKQVSQLVYENGYMKQQINTQVSSTTTDTSCESVVVNGQQQRKNPTPQHPERDANNPAGLLAIAEETLAEFLGKATGTAVDWVQMIGMKPGPDSIGIVAVSRNCSGVAARACGLVSLEPTKVAEILKDRPSWYRDCRCLNILSVIPTGNGGTIELIYLQTYAPTTLASARDFWTLRYTTSLEDGSLVICERSLTTATGGPTGPPATSFVRAEMLPSGYLIRPCEGGGSMIHIVDHIDLDAWSVPEVLRPLYESSKILAQKTTVAALRHIRQIAQETSGEIQYTGGRQPAVLRALSQRLCRGFNDAVNGFVDDGWTVMDSDGVEDVTVAINSSSTKFLGSQYNTLSILPTFGGVLCARASMLLQNVPPALLVRFLREHRSEWADYGVDAYSAASLKASPYAVPCARPGGFPSSQVILPLAQTVEHEEFLEVVRLEGPAFSPEDIALSRDMYLLQLCSGVDENASGACAQLVFAPIDESFGDDAPLLPSGFRVIPLEPKSDGPAATRTLDLASTLEAGTGGTRPAGEIEASNYNHRSVLTIAFQFTFESHYRDNVAAMARQYVRSIVGSVQRVAMAIAPSRLSSQLTPKPFPGSPEAVTLARWISRSYRVHTGGDLLQVDSQDGDAVLKQLWHHSDAIMCCSVKMNASAVFTFANQAGLDMLETTLLALQDIMLDKILDEAGRKVLLSEFSKIMQQGFAYLPAGICVSSMGRPVSYEQAVAWKVLNDEDSNHCLAFMFINWSFV; from the exons ATGGCGTTGTGTTTGAATAACAagaatcagataatggataacaGCAAGTATGTGAGGTACACACCAGAACAAGTGGAAGCTTTGGAGAGAGTGTAtgcagaatgtccaaagcctacTTCTTTGAGGAGGCAACAGCTCATTAGGGAGTGTCCCATTCTCTCTAATATTGAACCTAAACAGATCAAAGTCTGGTTTCAGAACCGAAG ATGCCGTGAAAAACAGAGGAAGGAAGCATCTCGTCTCACGACTGTTAACAGGAAGCTGAGTGCTATGAACAAGCTGTTGATGGAAGAAAATGACCGGTTGCAGAAGCAAGTCTCACAGCTTGTGTATGAGAATGGCTACATGAAACAACAAATCAATACT CAGGTTAGCAGCACGACCACAGATACAAGCTGTGAATCTGTGGTCGTGAATGGTCAGCAGCAAAGAAAAAACCCAACACCTCAGCATCCAGAAAGGGATGCGAATAACCCAGCTGG TCTTCTTGCAATAGCTGAGGAGACCCTGGCAGAGTTCCTTGGAAAGGCTACTGGAACTGCTGTCGACTGGGTGCAGATGATTGGGATGAAG CCTGGTCCGGATTCTATTGGTATTGTTGCTGTTTCCCGCAACTGCAGTGGGGTAGCAGCACGTGCCTGCGGCCTTGTGAGTTTAGAGCCCACGAAG GTTGCTGAGATTCTCAAAGATCGTCCTTCTTGGTATCGCGACTGCCGTTGCCTTAATATACTGAGTGTAATCCCTACAGGCAATGGAGGGACGATAGAGCTTATTTACTTGCAG ACTTATGCTCCAACTACATTGGCATCCGCTCGTGACTTTTGGACATTGAGATACACTACAAGTTTGGAGGATGGCAGTCTTGTG ATATGTGAACGATCTCTGACGACAGCTACTGGTGGCCCAACAGGGCCTCCTGCCACAAGTTTTGTCAGGGCTGAAATGCTACCAAGTGGCTACCTCATTCGGCCTTGTGAGGGTGGGGGCTCAATGATTCACATTGTTGATCATATTGATCTAGAT GCTTGGAGTGTCCCTGAAGTTCTGAGGCCACTTTATGAGTCCTCCAAGATCCTTGCACAGAAGACGACTGTGGCT GCCCTGCGACACATACGACAAATTGCACAAGAAACCAGTGGGGAAATCCAATACACTGGGGGTCGCCAACCTGCTGTTTTGAGGGCACTAAGTCAAAGATTATGCAG GGGATTTAATGATGCTGTTAATGGATTTGTTGACGACGGTTGGACTGTTATGGATAGTGATGGTGTAGAGGACGTAACCGTTGCTATAAACTCATCTTCGACCAAATTTCTTGGTTCACAGTACAACACTTTGTCAATACTCCCTACCTTTGGAGGAGTCCTGTGTGCCAGGGCATCAATGCTTCTTCAG AATGTTCCCCCTGCTTTGCTTGTTCGTTTCCTTAGGGAGCATCGTTCTGAGTGGGCAGATTATGGGGTTGATGCATATTCTGCTGCATCTCTTAAAGCCAGTCCATATGCTGTACCTTGCGCCAGACCGGGTGGCTTCCCAAGTAGCCAGGTCATTTTACCCCTAGCTCAGACTGTGGAGCATGAAGAG TTTCTTGAAGTAGTACGACTAGAGGGTCCTGCTTTCTCCCCTGAGGACATTGCTTTATCACGGGATATGTACTTGTTACAG TTATGCAGTGGAGTTGATGAGAATGCTTCAGGTGCCTGTGCTCAGCTTGTTTTTGCACCTATTGATGAGTCTTTTGGTGATGATGCTCCATTGCTTCCATCTGGTTTCCGTGTCATTCCGCTGGAGCCTAAATCA GATGGCCCTGCAGCAACTCGGACTTTGGACTTAGCTTCAACTCTTGAAGCTGGAACTGGTGGGACACGTCCAGCTGGTGAAATTGAAGCAAGCAATTACAATCATCGTTCTGTCTTGACAATCGCATTCCAGTTTACTTTTGAGAGTCACTACCGGGATAATGTAGCTGCTATGGCTCGCCAATATGTGCGAAGTATAGTAGGCTCAGTTCAGAGAGTTGCAATGGCCATAGCACCCTCTCGACTGAGCTCTCAGTTGACGCCTAAACCCTTCCCTGGTTCACCTGAGGCTGTCACTTTGGCAAGGTGGATTTCCCGGAGTTATAG AGTGCACACAGGAGGGGACCTGCTTCAGGTTGATTCTCAAGATGGTGATGCTGTTCTGAAACAACTGTGGCACCATAGTGATGCAATAATGTGTTGCTCTGTCAAAATGAAT GCATCTGCAGTTTTTACATTTGCAAACCAGGCAGGTCTTGACATGCTTGAAACCACCTTGTTAGCTCTTCAGGATATAATGCTTGATAAGATTCTAGATGAAGCTGGTCGTAAGGTCCTCCTATCAGAGTTCTCCAAGATCATGCAGCAG GGGTTTGCCTATCTACCAGCAGGAATATGTGTATCTAGCATGGGGAGGCCAGTGTCATATGAGCAAGCTGTAGCATGGAAGGTTCTCAATGATGAAGATTCCAACCACTGCCTAGCTTTCATGTTCATAAACTGGTCTTTTGTTTAA